The window ATTTTCATATACTATTATATTCAAAATTCAATTTAACTAACTTTTGATGTCACAATATTTGCACAGATTCTGCCAACGGCCTGTGGGTAACCATGAAAGAATACTACTGCTATAAATTCCATACACGACCAAGCATATTCAACCCAATATTGCACGGCGGACGGCTTTTTCAGCAGTTTGCTGTAGATACATACATAAAGATTGAAAACTCCAGACTGGGTTACATGTGGCATCATCAAAACAAAATAAGGGCGGATCTATACCAAGGCCTTCTAGACAGCATTCAAGCCGGAGAACAGAATGGAGATGCAATTGGAAAACGGAGAGTACTTGCGTCATCATTTATTGGAGGGCCATGAGATAAAATTCGTCGGTATCAAGATGCTATGGCTTTAGTTAGAAAATATGGAAAACCAGATGTATTCCTCACAATGACCTGCAACCCCAACTGGGAAGAGATCACACGTGAACTACAGTTTGGACAAACACCACAAGATCGCCCAGACATTGTCGTTCGTGTTTTCAAGGCGAAGCTAGAAGAAATGAAGAAGCAACTATTTGAGAAGGCCATTCTTGGAAAGGTTAAGGCATATACATATGTCGTAGAGTTCCAAAAGCGGGGATTAGCACATGCTCACTTTTTGCTCATCATGACTGGAAAATACAAATACACATGTCCGGAACAGTATGACAGAATCATCTCCGCTGAGCTCCCTAACAAGCACAAGTACCCAGAGTTATACAAAATGGTAATCAAACATATGATGCATGGTCCTTGCGGTGCATTGAATAAATTTTGTCCATGCACAAAGAATCGTCCGTCATGCAAGAACAATTATCCAAGGCCATTTAATGAAACTACAATTCAAGGTAAGGACTCTTACCCACTGTATAGGAGACGCAATGATGGTCGGACTGAAACGGTATGAAAATGCCAACTGGATAATAGGTGGGTAGTTCCTTACAACCCATATCTTTTGCGGATGTTCAACTGCCACATAAATGTTGAGATATGCTCGAGCATTAAAGTTGTTAAGTACTTGTTCAAGTACATCTATAAGGGACATGACCGAGCATCTGTACCTGTAACTGACAAAGTAGACGAAGTCGAAATTGACGAGATTAAACAGTACAGAGACGCGCGGTGGGTGACACCTCCGGAAGCACTCTGGAGAATATATGGCTTCGAATTAAGCAAAATACACCCACCAGTCTTGCAACTGCAGCTACATCTTCCAAATATGCACATGGTTTCATACCATGGCATGGAAAAAATAAAGAATATTATCGACCGTGATGGCACAGAAAGATCAATGTTGACCGCGTACTTTGAAGCAAACAGCTTACATGAGAAAGCACGAGGCATACTATACAGAGACTTTCAGGAATATTATACTTGGCAAAGACAAGGGAAGTTTTGGCAAGAGAGGAAACGAGCCGCTGTCTTCCAGGTTGGCAGGATGGTCTCGGCACACCCGGCTGAAGGAGAACAATATTATCTTCGAGTACTCCTAAACCACGTGACAGGCGCCACCAGCTACGAAGACCTACGAACAGTCCATGGACAAGTAATGCCAACCTTCTGTGAAGCTGCAGAAAAACGGGGGCTCATTGAGGCAGACAACACACTAGATGACTGCATGACAGAAGCAGAGTTGTTTCGAATGCCATCATCACTACGAAGGCTATTCGCGGCAATCTTGGTTTTCTGTGAACCCAGCGATGTACGTGGCCTATGGAACAAACACCTTGACGCAATGTCAGAAGACTACAGCAGAAACTGCAAATGCAAGCACACAGTCGAACAGATGGTGCTGAGAAATATCAGGGACATGTGGCACTCAATGGGAAAAGACATAGAATCGTTTCCTCTTCCAGAGATCGACAAACGACATGAGACAACTGGCGACATACCTAGGGAGATCGTTGAGGAGACCTCCATCGAGGTGGACCCTGAGGACGTATCGTTGCATAAAAACCTAAACATCGAGCAGAGGAAGGCCTACGACGAAATCCTAGCCATGGTTGACCGCCAAAGAGGAGGTATATTCTTTGTCGATGGGCCAGGAGGCACAGGAAAAACTTTTCTTTATAGGGCGCTCTTGGCCACAATACGCGGACAAGGCAAGATTGCCGTGGCGACGGCCACTTCCGGTGTTGCTGCTTCCGTAATGCCTGGAGGGAGGACCGCATACTCGAGGTTTAAGATTCCACTAAAAATAGATGATGGAGCTATTTGTAGCTTCACAAAATAGAGTGGGACAGCAAAGCTACTCCAAGCAGCATCACTAATAATCTGGGATGAAGcatctatgacaaagagacaaACGGTGGAGGCGCTAGACAAAAGCATGCGGGACATAATGGATAGACCAGATCTTCCATTTGGTGGAAAAACGATCGTATTTGGGGGAGATTTTAGACAAGTGCTACCTGTTGTCCAAAAGGGAACAAGAGCCCAGATAGTAGATGCATCACTACGCGGGTCGGAGCTCTGGAATTGCATGCGTCAATTGAAGCTTGTGCGCAACATGAGGGCTCAAAACGACCCATGGTTCGCAGAATACCTACTACGCATTGGAAATGGAACCGAGGAGACAAATGATGATGGTGAAATACTTCTACCTACAAGTATATGTGTGCCAAATAAGACGGATGATACCGCCTTGGATAGACTTATTGACAGTATCTACCAAACGGGGAATGCTTACCTAAAAGATCCAGAGTACATCACCTCAAGAGCAATTTTATCCACAAGGAATGACTGCGTAGACAAGATCAACCTAAAAATGATTGATCGCTTCCAAGGGGAGGAGATGGTGTACCACAGCTTCGATTCAGTAGAAGACGACCCACATAACTACTATCCACCAGAATTCCTAAACACCCTAACCCCAAATGGACTGCCTCCACATATGCTGAAGCTCAAAAAAAATTGTCCAATCATACTACTCAGGAACATTGACCCTGCTAATGGGCTCTGCAACGGCACCAGACTGGTCGTACGTGGATTTCAGAAAAATGCAATTGATGCAAAGATTGTGGTAGGGCAGCACTTTGGAATGCGAGTTTTCTTGCCTCGGATACCATTATGCTCATCTGACGACGACATGTTCCCGTTCAGTTTTAAGAGAAAACAGTTTCCAGTCAGACTTAGTTTTGCAATGACAATAAACAAATCACAAGGCCAGTGTCTACCTGCCTGAACCTGTTTTCTCACATGGTCAACTATATGTCGCGCTTTCTAGAGCAACCGCGACATCTAACATAAAGGTACTAACAGGTACACACGATGTGAACAAGGAGACAAACAATAGAAAAAATAAAGGTGACACGTGCacaaaggagaagaagaaaaggaagaataagATCAGTACAAGCGATACATACACAAAGAATATTGTTTACACAGAAGTCTTGACCAAATAGGTAATGCAATATTTCAACTTTGTGTTTATAAATTCAGTTTCAACTTAGTACGTTCATTCATGACCAATTTAATAATTTATATTACACATTGGATCTCTAATTTTCTAACCTTAAAATTACTTCTTGTATTCTTCAGAACAATCAAGCTGTCAACTTCGGAGTTAGAATTCAGGACTAC is drawn from Aegilops tauschii subsp. strangulata cultivar AL8/78 unplaced genomic scaffold, Aet v6.0 ptg000473l_obj, whole genome shotgun sequence and contains these coding sequences:
- the LOC141030810 gene encoding uncharacterized protein, giving the protein MTCNPNWEEITRELQFGQTPQDRPDIVVRVFKAKLEEMKKQLFEKAILGKVKAYTYVVEFQKRGLAHAHFLLIMTGKYKYTCPEQYDRIISAELPNKHKYPELYKMGHDRASVPVTDKVDEVEIDEIKQYRDARWVTPPEALWRIYGFELSKIHPPVLQLQLHLPNMHMVSYHGMEKIKNIIDRDGTERSMLTAYFEANSLHEKARGILYRDFQEYYTWQRQGKFWQERKRAAVFQVGRMVSAHPAEGEQYYLRVLLNHVTGATSYEDLRTVHGQVMPTFCEAAEKRGLIEADNTLDDCMTEAELFRMPSSLRRLFAAILVFCEPSDVRGLWNKHLDAMSEDYSRNCKCKHTVEQMVLRNIRDMWHSMGKDIESFPLPEIDKRHETTGDIPREIVEETSIEVDPEDVSLHKNLNIEQRKAYDEILAMVDRQRGGIFFVDGPGGTGKTFLYRALLATIRGQGKIAVATATSGVAASVMPGGRTAYSRFKIPLKIDDGAICSFTK
- the LOC109785093 gene encoding uncharacterized protein, translating into MTKRQTVEALDKSMRDIMDRPDLPFGGKTIVFGGDFRQVLPVVQKGTRAQIVDASLRGSELWNCMRQLKLVRNMRAQNDPWFAEYLLRIGNGTEETNDDGEILLPTSICVPNKTDDTALDRLIDSIYQTGNAYLKDPEYITSRAILSTRNDCVDKINLKMIDRFQGEEMVYHSFDSVEDDPHNYYPPEFLNTLTPNGLPPHMLKLKKNCPIILLRNIDPANGLCNGTRLVVRGFQKNAIDAKIVVGQHFGMRVFLPRIPLCSSDDDMFPFSFKRKQFPNNQAVNFGVRIQDYLIVLKEDVFMF